From Stenotrophomonas maltophilia, a single genomic window includes:
- a CDS encoding bacteriohemerythrin, which produces MALLVWQDDLNIGIEVIDQQHRRIIEMLNHLHVAQASMQRAAVGEVIDEVVDYTMSHFAFEEELMEEAGYPFCAAHKRVHEVFIKRVAEYRLRFQAGEDISDELRTMLSRWLFNHIRGDDQAYAEQVKAHLNQFAREHQGGGWLGRTLKRFFG; this is translated from the coding sequence ATGGCACTACTGGTCTGGCAGGACGATCTGAACATCGGCATCGAGGTGATCGATCAGCAACACCGCCGCATCATCGAGATGCTCAACCACCTGCACGTGGCCCAGGCCAGCATGCAGCGTGCGGCGGTGGGCGAAGTGATCGATGAAGTGGTCGACTACACCATGTCGCACTTCGCGTTCGAGGAAGAGCTGATGGAGGAGGCGGGTTATCCGTTCTGTGCCGCGCACAAGCGTGTGCATGAGGTCTTCATCAAGCGCGTGGCCGAGTACCGGCTGCGCTTCCAGGCCGGCGAGGACATCAGCGACGAGCTGCGCACCATGCTCTCGCGCTGGCTGTTCAACCACATCCGTGGCGATGACCAGGCCTACGCCGAGCAGGTCAAGGCGCACCTGAACCAGTTCGCCCGCGAGCACCAGGGCGGCGGCTGGCTGGGACGCACGCTCAAGCGCTTCTTTGGTTGA
- a CDS encoding aspartate aminotransferase family protein, with protein MKRPESDLHDLATQRPESLDAYWMPFTANRQYKAAPRVLVRAEGMHYEDVDGRPILDGTAGLWCCNAGHARPRIVEAIVEQARTLDYSPAFQMGSPPAFALAQRLAALAPAALNHVFFTSSGSEAVDTAMKIALAYHRQRGEGQRTRFISREKAYHGVGFGGMALGGLPNNRRAFGLQLGGVDYLRHTLDLQRNAFSKGLPRQGAELADDLERLIALHDASTIAAVFVEPIAGSAGVILPAPGYLQRLRELCDHHGILLVFDEVITGFGRVGMPFAAQRFGVTPDLLTFAKAVSNGAVPLGGVLASDAVHAALMQAPPQAIELFHGYTYSGHPLACAAALATLEVYAEERLFERAIELGEYWQERLHALQGLPNVIDIRNFGLVGAVELAPRRDTPGSRGYEVFRRCFHDGRLLVRCTGDIIALSPPLIVDKPQIDQITGILGEMIRATA; from the coding sequence ATGAAGCGTCCCGAAAGCGACCTGCACGACCTGGCCACCCAGCGCCCCGAGTCCCTGGACGCGTACTGGATGCCATTCACCGCCAATCGCCAGTACAAGGCGGCGCCGCGTGTACTGGTACGCGCCGAGGGCATGCACTACGAAGATGTCGATGGCCGCCCGATCCTCGACGGCACCGCCGGCCTGTGGTGCTGCAACGCCGGCCACGCGCGGCCACGCATCGTCGAGGCCATCGTCGAGCAGGCCCGCACGCTCGACTATTCACCGGCCTTCCAGATGGGCTCGCCGCCGGCCTTCGCACTGGCGCAGCGGCTGGCCGCACTGGCGCCGGCCGCGCTCAACCATGTGTTCTTCACCAGCTCCGGGTCCGAGGCGGTGGACACCGCGATGAAGATCGCGCTGGCCTACCACCGCCAGCGCGGCGAGGGCCAGCGCACCCGCTTCATCAGCCGCGAGAAGGCCTACCACGGGGTCGGCTTCGGCGGCATGGCTCTGGGCGGCCTGCCCAACAACCGCAGGGCATTCGGCCTGCAGCTGGGCGGCGTGGACTACCTGCGCCACACCCTGGACCTGCAGCGCAATGCGTTCAGCAAGGGCCTGCCACGCCAGGGCGCGGAGCTGGCCGATGACCTGGAACGGCTGATTGCGCTGCACGATGCCTCGACCATTGCCGCGGTGTTCGTTGAACCCATCGCCGGTTCGGCCGGGGTGATCCTGCCCGCACCGGGTTACCTGCAGCGGCTGCGCGAGCTGTGCGACCACCACGGCATCCTGCTGGTGTTCGATGAAGTGATCACCGGCTTCGGCCGGGTCGGCATGCCCTTTGCCGCGCAGCGTTTCGGGGTCACCCCGGACCTGCTGACCTTCGCCAAGGCGGTCAGCAACGGTGCGGTGCCGCTGGGCGGCGTGCTGGCCAGCGATGCGGTGCATGCCGCGTTGATGCAGGCGCCCCCGCAGGCGATCGAGCTGTTCCACGGCTACACCTATTCGGGCCATCCGCTGGCCTGCGCAGCGGCGCTGGCCACGCTGGAGGTCTATGCCGAGGAGCGCCTGTTCGAGCGCGCCATCGAGCTGGGTGAATACTGGCAGGAGCGGTTGCACGCCCTGCAGGGGCTGCCCAACGTGATCGATATCCGCAACTTCGGGCTGGTCGGTGCGGTGGAGCTGGCGCCACGCCGCGACACCCCCGGCAGCCGCGGCTACGAGGTGTTCCGCCGCTGCTTCCACGACGGCCGGCTGCTGGTGCGCTGTACCGGCGACATCATCGCGCTGTCGCCGCCATTGATCGTGGACAAGCCGCAGATCGACCAGATCACAGGCATCCTCGGCGAGATGATCCGGGCCACCGCCTGA
- a CDS encoding MFS transporter, with protein sequence MSTTRAAAPPVNSPRRVLLASLIGTTIEFFDFYIYATAAVLVFPHLFFPDSSEQAALLQSLATFAVAFIARPVGSAVFGHFGDRIGRKATLVAALLTMGLSTVLIGLLPTHAQIGLWAPALLALCRFGQGLGLGGEWGGAVLLATENAPPGKRAWYGMFPQLGAPLGFLLSAGIFLVLGRCLSQDDFLQWGWRIPFVASALLVGLGLWVRLNIHETPDFKKALERKAPVRLPMLTVLRDHPVPMLLGTLGAFATFVLFYLMTVFSLGHGTAVLGYSREQFLLMQMAGMLFFALGIPLSARYGDRWGTRRTMIVASVLIVGFGVLFAPLFQPHSPWLVTGFLCLGLFLMGLTYGPCGTFLAEIYPVEVRYTGASLSFNLAGILGAAPAPYLATWLAEHFGLVAVGYYLCLTAVATLCALVALHRRALRLNQRSA encoded by the coding sequence ATGTCGACGACCCGCGCTGCCGCACCGCCCGTGAATTCCCCCCGCCGTGTCCTGCTGGCCAGCCTGATCGGCACCACCATCGAGTTCTTCGACTTCTACATCTACGCCACGGCCGCGGTGCTGGTGTTCCCGCACCTGTTCTTCCCAGACAGCAGCGAACAGGCGGCACTGCTGCAGTCGTTGGCGACCTTCGCGGTGGCGTTCATCGCCCGGCCGGTGGGCTCGGCGGTGTTCGGCCACTTCGGTGACCGCATCGGCCGCAAGGCCACCCTGGTGGCCGCACTGCTGACCATGGGCCTGTCCACGGTACTGATCGGCCTGCTGCCGACCCATGCGCAGATCGGCCTGTGGGCACCTGCACTGCTGGCGCTGTGCCGGTTCGGCCAGGGTCTGGGCCTGGGCGGCGAGTGGGGCGGGGCGGTGCTGCTGGCCACCGAGAACGCGCCGCCGGGCAAGCGCGCCTGGTACGGCATGTTCCCGCAGCTGGGTGCGCCGCTTGGCTTCCTGCTGTCAGCCGGCATCTTCCTGGTGCTGGGCCGCTGCCTGAGCCAGGACGACTTCCTGCAGTGGGGCTGGCGCATTCCGTTCGTGGCCAGCGCGCTGCTGGTCGGCCTTGGCCTGTGGGTGCGCCTGAACATCCACGAGACCCCCGACTTCAAGAAGGCGCTGGAACGCAAGGCGCCGGTGCGGCTGCCGATGCTGACGGTGCTGCGAGACCACCCGGTGCCGATGCTGCTGGGCACGTTGGGGGCGTTCGCCACCTTCGTGCTGTTCTACCTGATGACAGTGTTCAGCCTCGGCCATGGCACCGCGGTGCTGGGCTACAGCCGCGAGCAGTTCCTGCTGATGCAGATGGCCGGCATGTTGTTCTTCGCACTGGGCATCCCGCTGTCGGCACGCTATGGCGACCGCTGGGGCACGCGCCGCACGATGATCGTGGCAAGCGTGCTGATCGTCGGATTCGGCGTGCTGTTCGCACCGCTGTTCCAGCCGCACAGCCCGTGGCTGGTCACCGGCTTCCTGTGCCTGGGCCTGTTCCTGATGGGCCTGACCTACGGGCCGTGCGGCACCTTCCTGGCCGAGATCTACCCGGTGGAGGTGCGCTATACCGGCGCGTCGCTGTCATTCAACCTGGCCGGCATTCTGGGGGCGGCCCCGGCGCCGTACCTGGCCACGTGGTTGGCCGAACACTTCGGCCTGGTCGCGGTGGGTTACTACCTGTGCCTGACTGCGGTGGCCACCCTGTGCGCGCTGGTGGCACTGCACCGGCGCGCACTGCGGCTCAACCAAAGAAGCGCTTGA
- a CDS encoding diguanylate cyclase, whose translation MPVLPQAAVDGDLADPLPQRILLVENSRAFTGMLREAIEQRLELPVVIASTLAEADRLLSEDGGWFLVLTGLVLADGDRDAVVEFFLKRGLPTVVVSSVYDEDLRKRVLQQQIIDYVLKNTPGSIDYLVWLVQRLERNRRIAALVVDDSPSARGYAAALLRMYGHEVHEAADGNEGLAAIEAHPAIRLAVVDQEMPGMQGVEFTRRLRTLRSRDKVAVIGISGNTDASLIPRFLKNGANDFLRKPFSREEFFCRVSQNVDQLELIGTLQDLATRDFLTGLPNRRCFLEQSQRQLPQLQLHGQCVAVAMIDIDHFKHINDTYGHEAGDDALRAVAGAVAAHARSQDLIARFGGEEFCLLVPDMEQDEALLYFEELRQRIAALEVDIGSATLRMTVSIGLCCLRPQRDALHRLISEADRQLYLAKAGGRNRVSCTTMASPLRPREPALP comes from the coding sequence ATGCCCGTGCTGCCGCAGGCCGCCGTCGATGGCGACCTGGCCGATCCGCTGCCACAGCGGATCCTGCTGGTCGAAAACTCCCGTGCTTTCACTGGCATGCTGCGCGAGGCCATCGAGCAACGCCTGGAACTGCCGGTGGTGATCGCCTCCACCCTGGCCGAGGCCGACCGCCTGCTGAGCGAGGATGGGGGCTGGTTCCTGGTGCTGACCGGGCTGGTGCTGGCCGACGGCGACCGCGATGCGGTGGTCGAGTTCTTCCTCAAGCGCGGCCTGCCGACCGTGGTGGTCAGCAGCGTCTACGATGAAGACCTGCGCAAGCGCGTGCTGCAGCAGCAGATCATCGACTACGTGCTGAAGAACACCCCCGGCAGCATCGATTACCTGGTCTGGCTGGTGCAGCGGCTGGAGCGCAACCGTCGCATCGCGGCGCTGGTGGTGGACGATTCGCCCTCCGCGCGCGGCTACGCCGCCGCCCTGCTGCGCATGTATGGGCATGAGGTGCACGAGGCCGCCGACGGCAACGAAGGCCTGGCCGCGATCGAGGCGCATCCGGCGATCCGCCTGGCGGTGGTCGACCAGGAGATGCCCGGCATGCAGGGTGTGGAATTCACCCGCCGCCTGCGCACCCTGCGTTCGCGCGACAAGGTGGCGGTGATCGGCATCTCCGGCAATACCGATGCGTCACTGATCCCACGCTTCCTGAAGAACGGCGCCAACGACTTCCTGCGCAAGCCCTTCTCGCGCGAGGAGTTCTTCTGCCGGGTCTCGCAGAACGTGGACCAGCTGGAACTGATCGGCACCCTGCAGGACCTGGCCACCCGCGATTTCCTCACCGGCCTGCCCAACCGCCGTTGTTTCCTTGAGCAGAGCCAGCGCCAGCTGCCGCAGCTGCAGCTGCACGGCCAATGCGTGGCGGTGGCGATGATCGACATCGACCACTTCAAGCACATCAACGACACCTACGGCCACGAAGCCGGCGACGATGCGCTGCGCGCGGTAGCCGGCGCGGTGGCCGCGCACGCGCGCAGCCAGGACCTGATCGCGCGCTTCGGTGGCGAGGAGTTCTGCCTGCTGGTGCCGGACATGGAACAGGACGAGGCGCTGCTGTACTTCGAGGAACTGCGCCAGCGCATCGCCGCGCTGGAAGTGGACATCGGCTCGGCCACCCTGCGCATGACCGTCAGCATCGGCCTGTGCTGCCTGCGCCCGCAGCGTGATGCGCTGCACCGGCTGATCTCCGAGGCCGACCGCCAGCTGTACCTGGCCAAGGCCGGCGGCCGCAACCGGGTCAGCTGTACCACCATGGCCAGTCCGCTGCGCCCACGCGAGCCCGCCCTGCCCTGA
- a CDS encoding aldehyde dehydrogenase, whose product MADFPDRSHWQALALQLSIPGQAFIDGRQVDAASGARFDCISPIDGRVLGAVADCDAQDVERAVLAARRSFDAGHWSQASPAHRKRVLLALAALVEKHADELALLETLDMGKPVRDARRIDLPGVVRCLSWTAEAVDKLYGEIAPTGPHELGLVTREAAGVAAAIVPWNFPLLMACWKIAPALAMGNSVVLKPSERSPLSALRLAALAAEAGLPDGVLNVLPGHGACVGEPLALHMDVDVLAFTGSTATGAKLLEYSGRSNLKRVWLECGGKSPHVVFADAPDLDAAAKGVAQGIFFNQGEVCTAGSRLLVQRSICEDFVHQVVAYGQHMQPRHPLEADAPMGALVDAAHLDKVMGDIARAEGEGARLLLGGHRAGVEAGGCYVQPTVFDQVRPEQALAREEVFGPVLAVLGFDDEAEAVRLANDSRYGLAAGLWTRDLGRAHRVARQLRAGSVWVNGWDGGDMTAPFGGYKQSGNGRDKSLHAFDKYSEIKATWIQL is encoded by the coding sequence ATGGCCGATTTCCCCGACCGCAGCCACTGGCAGGCGCTGGCACTCCAGCTGTCGATACCCGGCCAGGCCTTCATCGACGGCCGCCAGGTCGACGCTGCCAGCGGCGCCCGCTTCGACTGCATCAGCCCGATCGACGGTCGCGTGCTGGGTGCGGTCGCCGACTGCGATGCGCAGGACGTGGAGCGTGCCGTGCTGGCGGCCCGCCGCTCCTTCGATGCGGGCCACTGGTCGCAGGCCAGCCCGGCGCATCGCAAGCGCGTGCTGCTGGCGCTGGCCGCGCTGGTGGAAAAACACGCCGACGAGCTGGCCCTGCTGGAAACCCTGGACATGGGCAAGCCGGTGCGCGACGCGCGGCGCATCGACCTGCCCGGCGTGGTGCGCTGCCTGAGCTGGACCGCCGAAGCGGTGGACAAGCTGTACGGGGAGATCGCGCCCACCGGCCCGCACGAACTGGGGCTGGTCACGCGCGAGGCCGCCGGCGTGGCGGCGGCCATCGTGCCGTGGAATTTCCCGTTGCTGATGGCCTGCTGGAAGATCGCGCCGGCGCTGGCGATGGGCAACTCGGTGGTGCTCAAGCCTTCCGAGCGGTCGCCATTGTCGGCGCTGCGGCTGGCGGCACTGGCCGCCGAAGCGGGCCTGCCGGACGGGGTTCTGAACGTGTTGCCCGGCCATGGAGCGTGCGTCGGCGAACCGCTGGCCCTGCACATGGACGTGGACGTGCTGGCCTTCACCGGCTCCACCGCCACAGGCGCGAAGCTGCTGGAATACTCTGGCCGATCCAACCTCAAGCGGGTCTGGCTGGAATGCGGCGGCAAGAGCCCGCACGTGGTGTTCGCCGACGCCCCGGACCTCGATGCGGCGGCCAAGGGCGTGGCGCAGGGCATCTTCTTCAACCAGGGGGAAGTCTGCACCGCCGGTTCGCGGCTGCTGGTGCAACGCTCGATCTGCGAGGATTTCGTCCACCAGGTGGTGGCCTATGGCCAGCACATGCAGCCGCGCCACCCGCTGGAAGCCGACGCACCGATGGGTGCGCTGGTCGATGCCGCGCATCTGGACAAGGTGATGGGCGATATCGCGCGTGCCGAAGGCGAGGGCGCCCGATTGCTGCTGGGCGGTCATCGCGCCGGGGTGGAAGCGGGCGGCTGCTATGTGCAGCCCACCGTGTTCGACCAGGTACGGCCCGAGCAGGCCCTGGCACGCGAGGAAGTATTCGGGCCGGTGCTGGCCGTGCTCGGCTTCGATGACGAAGCCGAAGCCGTGCGCCTGGCCAACGACAGCCGCTATGGATTGGCTGCCGGCCTGTGGACACGTGATCTTGGTCGCGCGCATCGCGTTGCACGCCAGCTGCGCGCCGGCAGCGTGTGGGTGAATGGCTGGGATGGCGGCGACATGACCGCCCCCTTCGGTGGCTACAAGCAGTCAGGCAATGGCCGCGACAAATCCTTGCACGCGTTCGACAAGTACAGCGAGATCAAGGCCACCTGGATCCAGTTGTAG
- a CDS encoding MASE1 domain-containing protein → MNWWKRGIELTFRVRPLGLAIAVMYAITCWAAWRVSLDQFYLPAGIRVAALLVCPPRLWPYLLIGEYAYFAQLRYPLIDEYGLAWVILGSAFLLPAVALVVYAHRKFMTARADGWLLSVAVSAAVIATALKLGLSHLLSENPSSVPIATRALRFVLGDYIAILTVAPLAVLWSRRHAMDEWGRWRSPPTVAALAVMLGLGLITAMAPGLSDASKTSLQLTMALPVIVLTCIHGWQGAAVGVPLLNILIAVVTPTSGLLGSYDERTFTTQQLIAIAGTGLLALGSRISRHYHQRGRRDVDGHQAARLSRSAHMAGEMDLRERALDLRRIADDIEASLSRTADLLKTHGHHSPAVDLLLTSTAHSRQFRELTSMVYPTEVEHVGLYLALQVSGIRESWNQTHRITSPFLTGDPCKLSIPLQLAAYRTLTEAVSLLLKQEQGQIQIRARCGKLKGQQGILLRIALLDRDRDLLLDTTRLAIERLSSRAQAYGGKVHCEGNCVRVLLLETAASGAQSSMQAAWASRADIA, encoded by the coding sequence TTGAATTGGTGGAAGAGGGGAATTGAACTGACGTTCCGCGTGCGGCCCTTGGGGCTGGCGATTGCCGTGATGTACGCGATTACGTGTTGGGCCGCTTGGCGGGTTTCGCTGGACCAGTTTTACCTGCCTGCCGGCATTCGCGTAGCGGCTTTGCTTGTGTGTCCACCTCGCCTCTGGCCCTACCTGCTTATTGGCGAGTACGCGTACTTCGCACAACTGCGCTACCCGTTGATAGATGAGTATGGGCTGGCATGGGTAATCCTGGGTTCGGCATTCCTGCTGCCAGCCGTTGCTCTGGTTGTATATGCGCATCGAAAATTCATGACTGCCAGGGCAGATGGATGGCTGCTTTCGGTCGCGGTGTCAGCCGCAGTGATTGCTACTGCCCTCAAGCTTGGGCTGTCTCACTTGCTTTCAGAGAACCCTTCAAGCGTGCCGATTGCGACAAGGGCCTTACGCTTCGTCCTTGGTGACTACATTGCCATCCTGACGGTTGCGCCACTGGCGGTTCTCTGGAGCAGGCGCCATGCAATGGACGAATGGGGACGCTGGCGCTCTCCCCCGACTGTCGCCGCTCTTGCAGTGATGCTGGGACTGGGTCTGATTACCGCAATGGCCCCTGGCTTGTCGGATGCAAGCAAGACAAGTCTGCAGTTGACCATGGCGCTGCCCGTGATCGTGTTGACATGTATTCATGGCTGGCAGGGAGCAGCCGTTGGCGTCCCCCTGTTGAACATTCTCATTGCAGTGGTTACTCCTACATCCGGCCTCCTTGGCTCATACGATGAACGAACCTTCACGACGCAGCAGCTGATCGCCATTGCAGGAACCGGGCTGCTGGCACTCGGCTCACGCATCAGCCGGCACTATCATCAGCGGGGGCGTAGAGACGTAGACGGGCACCAGGCTGCACGACTATCAAGGTCCGCTCATATGGCGGGCGAAATGGATCTGCGGGAGCGTGCCCTGGATCTCAGGAGAATCGCGGATGACATTGAAGCTTCCTTGAGCAGGACAGCCGACCTGTTGAAGACACATGGCCATCACTCGCCGGCAGTGGATCTACTTCTCACATCCACCGCACATTCCCGCCAATTCCGCGAATTGACCAGCATGGTCTATCCGACCGAGGTCGAGCACGTCGGTCTCTACCTGGCCCTGCAGGTCAGCGGCATTCGTGAAAGCTGGAATCAGACACATAGGATCACATCCCCCTTCCTGACTGGGGATCCCTGCAAACTGAGTATTCCCTTGCAGTTGGCGGCCTACCGCACTCTCACCGAGGCCGTTTCATTGCTGCTCAAGCAGGAACAAGGACAGATCCAGATACGTGCTCGCTGTGGGAAATTGAAAGGGCAACAAGGAATTCTGCTCAGAATCGCTCTGCTGGACCGTGATCGCGATCTGCTACTCGACACAACACGTCTGGCTATTGAACGTCTGAGTTCCCGCGCACAAGCCTATGGAGGGAAAGTGCACTGCGAAGGGAACTGCGTACGTGTGCTGCTCCTGGAGACCGCAGCCAGCGGCGCGCAAAGCAGCATGCAGGCCGCCTGGGCAAGCCGAGCGGACATAGCCTGA
- a CDS encoding MASE1 domain-containing protein has protein sequence MRWWKDGLQVRIRVSPEGLALALLYAFACWGARKLSLDQFFLPAGVRVAALLLCPPRLWPYLLIGEYAYFAHLRIPLISKYNLTWVILASVFLMPAVMLIVRLHRKLLARTTIVGVISIAACAAMVISLLNLGISYLLWEPLHNASFITNLLRYALGDFTGILILAPLALLWIRRAEEEWTVRSIAAVAGALAAMLVVGLQATPVSASITVPGSLQLLLILPIPAIALTCLLGWRGAAIGVAAVNMMLGLSAPADHPTAFDPATFATQQAMAIASIALLLLGARITHFQSQHRLREDDGRAALLLARNSHLASEMDLRERAAHLRQLGDGMDLSLNEMVNWLHAQGHHAVADSLRHTSEVHSRLFRAQASMIYPAALERLGLYVALQAGGVREAWNATHRIGQPRLMGDPCALGVGLQLAAYRLVVDAVSLLLRCESGQISVSIRCGCFARNPGVFICVALVGRNESLGIRTTELANEQLLGRILVHGGHMDMSGNRLRIVLTEARGGSSQASATEALGGRTSSIDPGAPRAAT, from the coding sequence ATGCGGTGGTGGAAGGACGGCCTGCAGGTGAGGATACGGGTCAGCCCCGAGGGGCTGGCACTGGCGCTGCTCTATGCCTTCGCCTGCTGGGGCGCGCGCAAGCTGTCACTGGACCAGTTCTTCCTGCCTGCTGGCGTACGGGTGGCCGCACTGCTGCTGTGCCCGCCCCGGCTCTGGCCTTATCTGCTGATCGGTGAATACGCCTACTTCGCGCATCTACGCATCCCCCTGATCAGCAAATACAACCTGACCTGGGTGATCCTCGCCTCGGTGTTCCTGATGCCTGCCGTGATGCTGATCGTGCGGCTGCACCGGAAGCTGCTGGCACGCACCACGATCGTCGGCGTGATCTCCATTGCGGCATGCGCCGCGATGGTCATCAGCCTGCTGAACCTGGGGATCTCGTACCTGCTCTGGGAACCGTTGCACAACGCGTCATTCATCACCAACCTGCTGCGCTATGCGCTGGGCGACTTCACCGGCATCCTGATCCTGGCGCCTCTGGCTCTGCTGTGGATCCGCCGGGCCGAGGAAGAATGGACGGTCCGGTCCATTGCTGCCGTGGCAGGAGCACTCGCAGCCATGCTTGTCGTTGGCCTGCAGGCGACTCCGGTGTCTGCCTCGATCACGGTGCCTGGCTCACTGCAGTTGCTGTTAATCCTGCCTATTCCCGCGATCGCCCTGACCTGCCTGCTGGGATGGCGCGGTGCGGCCATCGGTGTCGCCGCCGTGAACATGATGCTTGGCCTGAGCGCCCCTGCCGACCATCCGACGGCATTCGACCCGGCCACGTTCGCTACCCAGCAGGCCATGGCCATCGCCAGCATCGCCCTGCTGCTGCTGGGCGCGCGCATCACCCACTTCCAGAGCCAGCATCGGTTGCGCGAGGACGATGGCAGAGCAGCCCTGCTGCTTGCGCGGAACTCACACCTGGCCAGCGAGATGGACCTGCGTGAGCGTGCGGCCCATCTGCGCCAACTGGGCGATGGCATGGACCTGTCGCTGAACGAAATGGTGAACTGGCTGCATGCGCAGGGCCATCACGCTGTCGCAGACAGCCTGCGGCATACCTCGGAGGTGCATTCACGCCTGTTCCGGGCCCAGGCCAGCATGATCTATCCCGCCGCCCTGGAACGGCTGGGCCTGTACGTGGCCTTGCAGGCGGGTGGAGTGCGTGAGGCATGGAACGCCACGCATCGAATCGGGCAACCCAGGTTGATGGGTGACCCCTGCGCGCTCGGGGTAGGCTTGCAGCTTGCGGCCTACCGGCTTGTAGTTGATGCGGTATCACTTCTACTGAGATGCGAATCCGGACAGATTTCGGTCAGCATCCGCTGTGGATGTTTCGCCCGGAATCCGGGTGTATTCATCTGCGTAGCCCTCGTGGGTCGGAACGAATCTTTGGGAATCCGGACCACGGAACTGGCAAATGAGCAGTTGCTGGGCCGAATTCTTGTGCATGGTGGCCACATGGACATGAGTGGCAACAGACTCAGGATCGTATTGACGGAAGCGCGGGGAGGTTCCAGCCAGGCGAGCGCTACCGAAGCTTTGGGGGGACGTACATCCTCCATTGACCCAGGCGCTCCGCGGGCCGCAACCTGA
- a CDS encoding plasmid replication/partition related protein codes for MDIVVKEELKAYIDPLTADEHDALERSILAEGCRDALVLWGDVLVDGHNRFGICQKHGLPFNTVQNTRFQSMEDVHLWMIEQHLGRRSVSDFQRGVLALRKRDILAARKQVEQAQLQRESDGSAEIVEDAGEDSPPWEPAPKISRAELAREAKLSTSQVGMIERIHAQAAAEVVEAVKAGVISISAAAAVADLPEDEQRAAAAGGKDELKQAAKRVRESKRKPRAPKPDAAEMDFEEPDEDAIASRDADVLSALEQLGEDAPALRRRVVALTRENDTLRAQLAALRKQLEAL; via the coding sequence ATGGATATCGTCGTCAAAGAAGAACTCAAGGCCTACATCGACCCGCTGACTGCGGACGAACATGACGCGCTGGAGCGCAGCATCCTGGCCGAAGGCTGCCGCGATGCGCTGGTGCTGTGGGGCGATGTGCTGGTCGACGGCCACAACCGCTTCGGCATCTGCCAGAAGCACGGCCTGCCGTTCAACACCGTGCAGAACACCCGCTTCCAGAGCATGGAAGACGTGCACCTGTGGATGATCGAGCAGCACCTGGGCCGCCGCAGCGTTTCGGACTTCCAGCGCGGCGTGCTGGCGCTGCGCAAGCGCGACATCCTGGCTGCCCGCAAGCAGGTCGAGCAGGCGCAGCTGCAGCGCGAGAGCGACGGCAGCGCCGAGATCGTCGAGGACGCCGGCGAAGACAGCCCGCCGTGGGAACCGGCGCCGAAGATCAGCCGCGCCGAGCTGGCCCGCGAAGCCAAGCTGAGCACCAGCCAGGTCGGCATGATCGAGCGCATCCATGCCCAGGCCGCCGCCGAGGTGGTCGAAGCAGTGAAGGCCGGCGTGATCTCGATCAGCGCCGCCGCAGCCGTGGCCGACCTGCCGGAAGACGAGCAGCGCGCCGCCGCCGCCGGTGGCAAGGACGAACTGAAGCAGGCCGCCAAGCGCGTGCGCGAGTCCAAGCGCAAGCCGCGGGCACCGAAGCCGGACGCGGCCGAGATGGACTTCGAGGAGCCGGATGAGGACGCGATCGCCAGCCGCGACGCCGACGTGCTGTCGGCACTGGAGCAGCTGGGCGAGGACGCACCGGCGCTGCGTCGCCGCGTCGTCGCGCTGACCCGCGAGAACGACACCCTGCGCGCGCAGCTGGCCGCGCTGCGCAAGCAACTCGAAGCGCTCTGA